A portion of the Streptomyces coeruleoprunus genome contains these proteins:
- a CDS encoding AMP-binding protein: MTTGNATEEFRAARDFLLRHREDYGKAYEGFVWPRPERFNWALDWFDVIAAGNDRTALHIVEEDGAETRLSFAEMSARSSRVANWLRAQGVRAGDRVLVMLGNQAELWETALAAMKLRAVVIPATPLLGPADLRDRVERGRAGHVIVRASDAPKFDEVPGDYTRIAVGGSTGPGWLDYTQAHDQDTTFTPDGPTPAAAPLMLYFTSGTTSLPKLVEHTHTSYPVGHLATMYWIGLRPGDVHLNISSPGWAKHAWSNLFAPWNAEATVFIHNYTRFDPARLMAEMDRHGVTSFCAPPTVWRMLIQADLTQLSTPPREVVAAGEPLNPEVIETVRRAWGVTIRDGFGQTETAVQVSNSPGQLLKPGSMGRPSPGFRIALLDPATGEPGAAEGEIALDLSARPVGLMTGYHGDAARTAEVMAGGFYRTGDIAARDAEGYLTYIGRADDVFKASDYKISPFELESVLLEHEAVAEAGVVPAPDPVRLAVPKAYVVLSAGWKPDAATAKALFAHSREVLAPYKRVRRIEFAEELPKTISGKIRRIELRERTAAGSTTEHHEEDHR; encoded by the coding sequence ATGACGACAGGAAACGCGACGGAGGAGTTCCGGGCGGCCCGGGACTTCCTCCTGCGGCACCGCGAGGACTACGGGAAGGCCTACGAGGGTTTCGTCTGGCCGCGTCCTGAGCGTTTCAACTGGGCGCTGGACTGGTTCGACGTGATCGCGGCGGGCAACGACCGGACGGCGTTGCACATCGTGGAGGAGGACGGGGCGGAGACCCGTCTGTCCTTCGCGGAGATGTCCGCCCGCTCCTCCCGGGTCGCCAACTGGCTGCGTGCCCAGGGTGTACGGGCGGGGGACCGGGTGCTGGTCATGCTGGGCAACCAGGCGGAGTTGTGGGAGACGGCGCTGGCGGCGATGAAGCTGCGGGCGGTGGTCATCCCGGCGACGCCGCTGCTGGGCCCGGCGGACCTGCGCGACCGCGTCGAACGCGGCCGGGCCGGGCATGTGATCGTCCGGGCATCGGACGCACCGAAGTTCGACGAGGTACCGGGCGACTACACCCGCATCGCGGTCGGCGGAAGCACCGGGCCGGGCTGGCTGGACTACACCCAAGCCCACGACCAGGACACCACCTTCACCCCGGACGGGCCGACCCCGGCCGCCGCCCCGTTGATGCTGTACTTCACCTCCGGCACGACGTCGCTGCCGAAGCTGGTGGAGCACACCCACACGTCGTACCCCGTCGGGCATCTGGCGACGATGTACTGGATCGGGCTGCGTCCGGGCGATGTGCACCTGAACATCTCCTCGCCGGGATGGGCCAAGCATGCCTGGTCCAACCTCTTCGCCCCGTGGAACGCCGAGGCCACCGTCTTCATCCACAACTACACCCGCTTCGACCCCGCCCGCCTCATGGCGGAGATGGACCGCCACGGCGTGACGAGCTTCTGTGCACCGCCCACGGTGTGGCGCATGCTCATCCAGGCCGACCTCACCCAGCTGTCCACCCCGCCGCGCGAGGTGGTGGCGGCCGGTGAACCCCTCAACCCCGAGGTCATCGAGACCGTCCGCAGGGCCTGGGGTGTGACCATCCGTGACGGTTTCGGTCAGACCGAGACGGCCGTGCAGGTCTCCAACAGCCCGGGCCAGCTCCTCAAGCCCGGCTCGATGGGCCGCCCGAGCCCCGGTTTCCGTATCGCGCTCCTCGATCCCGCGACCGGTGAGCCGGGCGCGGCGGAGGGGGAGATCGCCCTGGACCTGTCGGCCCGCCCGGTGGGGTTGATGACCGGCTACCACGGCGATGCGGCCCGCACGGCTGAGGTGATGGCGGGCGGTTTCTACCGCACCGGCGACATCGCCGCCCGGGACGCCGAGGGATATCTGACCTACATCGGCCGGGCGGACGATGTGTTCAAGGCGTCCGATTACAAGATCTCCCCGTTCGAGCTGGAAAGCGTCCTGCTGGAGCACGAGGCGGTCGCCGAGGCGGGTGTGGTGCCCGCCCCGGATCCCGTACGGCTGGCGGTGCCGAAGGCGTACGTGGTGCTGTCAGCCGGCTGGAAGCCCGACGCGGCGACGGCCAAGGCGCTGTTCGCGCACTCCCGCGAGGTCCTGGCCCCCTACAAGCGGGTGCGGCGGATCGAGTTCGCCGAGGAACTGCCCAAGACGATCTCCGGCAAGATCCGCCGTATCGAACTGCGCGAACGCACCGCGGCCGGATCCACCACCGAACACCACGAGGAAGACCACCGCTAA
- a CDS encoding copper homeostasis protein CutC, protein MSNRAVLEVIALDAEDAIAAQAGGADRLELVTDMAADGLTPSRETYARIRAAVDLPLRVMLRLTDGFAAGDLDALVRVAQDMRSEGADEFVLGFLDADGHVDLPAVERLTAELAGCRWTFHRAIDHAADRDAVRKQLTDLPGLDTFLTAGAATGVDEGLPVLRAEAARRGEPGYEPQLLVGGGLRLDHVPALRAAGIDAFHIGGAARPHGWTAPVAPAAVRAWRHALDADRG, encoded by the coding sequence ATGAGCAACCGTGCAGTCCTGGAGGTGATCGCCCTCGACGCCGAGGACGCGATCGCGGCTCAGGCCGGAGGGGCGGACCGCCTCGAGCTGGTCACCGACATGGCGGCCGACGGCCTCACCCCGTCCCGGGAGACGTACGCCCGGATCCGCGCCGCGGTGGACCTCCCGCTGCGCGTGATGCTCCGCCTCACCGACGGCTTCGCCGCGGGCGACCTCGACGCCCTGGTCCGTGTCGCCCAGGACATGCGCTCGGAGGGCGCGGACGAGTTCGTGCTCGGGTTCCTCGACGCGGACGGCCACGTCGACCTGCCGGCCGTCGAGCGGCTGACGGCCGAGCTGGCGGGCTGCCGCTGGACGTTCCACCGCGCGATCGACCACGCGGCCGACCGCGACGCCGTACGCAAGCAGCTCACCGACCTGCCGGGCCTCGACACCTTCCTCACGGCCGGCGCTGCCACCGGAGTGGACGAGGGTCTGCCGGTCCTGCGCGCCGAGGCGGCCCGCCGCGGCGAACCGGGCTACGAGCCGCAGCTCCTGGTCGGCGGCGGCCTCCGCCTCGACCACGTCCCGGCGCTGCGGGCCGCCGGCATCGACGCGTTCCACATCGGCGGCGCGGCCCGCCCGCACGGCTGGACGGCGCCGGTGGCCCCGGCGGCGGTACGGGCCTGGCGGCACGCGCTGGACGCCGACCGGGGCTGA
- a CDS encoding heavy metal translocating P-type ATPase, with product MTTRTTAPGTAEVELAIGGMTCASCAARIEKKLNRMDGVTATVNYATEKAKVTYQDADVSVQDLIATVEATGYTAHEPPPPATAAEARGGGEARDGQQDGDGHDDELRSLRQRLTTAVVLSVPVVAMAMVPALQFTYWQWLSLTLAAPVVTYAAWPFHRAAWTNARHGAATMDTLISVGTGAAFLWSLWALFFGTAGMPGMTHPFELTIARTDGAGNIYLEAAAGVTAFILAGRYFEARSKRKAGAALRALMELGAKEVTVLRGGREVRVPTAELQVGDRFLVRPGEKIATDGTVVEGTSAVDASMLTGESVPVEVGVGDSVTGATLNAGGRLVVEATRVGADTQLARMARLVEDAQNGKAAAQRLADRISAVFVPVVIGLAVATLGFWLGNGSGLTAAFTAAVAVLIIACPCALGLATPTALMVGTGRGAQLGILIKGPEVLETTRRVDTIVLDKTGTVTTGRMTLLGVHAAASTSEEEVLRLAGALEHASEHPVAQAVAAGAADRVGTLPVPEDFANVAGLGVQGVVEGHAVLVGREKLLAEWAIELPVELARAKSAAEAAGRTAIAVAWDGEARAVLEVADAVKDSSAEAIRRLRELGLTPMLLTGDNRAVAEAVAAEVGIDPEHVIAEVMPEDKVDVVKRLQTEGRSVAMVGDGVNDAAALAQADLGLAMGTGTDAAIEAGDLTLVRGDLRVTADAIRLARRTLGTIRSNLFWAFAYNVAALPLAAAGLLNPMIAGAAMAFSSVFVVGNSLRLRGFRPAA from the coding sequence ATGACGACCCGCACGACCGCACCCGGTACCGCCGAGGTGGAGCTCGCCATCGGTGGAATGACCTGCGCCTCGTGCGCGGCGCGCATCGAGAAGAAGCTCAACCGCATGGACGGCGTCACCGCGACCGTCAACTACGCCACCGAGAAGGCCAAGGTCACGTACCAGGACGCCGACGTCTCCGTACAGGACCTCATCGCCACCGTCGAGGCGACCGGCTACACCGCGCACGAACCACCCCCACCCGCGACCGCCGCCGAGGCCAGAGGCGGCGGTGAGGCACGGGACGGGCAGCAGGACGGGGACGGCCACGACGACGAGCTGCGCTCGCTGCGACAGCGGCTCACCACCGCCGTCGTCCTGTCCGTGCCGGTCGTCGCGATGGCGATGGTCCCCGCGCTCCAGTTCACGTACTGGCAGTGGCTCTCCCTGACGCTCGCCGCGCCCGTCGTCACCTACGCCGCCTGGCCCTTCCACCGCGCCGCCTGGACCAACGCGCGGCACGGCGCCGCCACGATGGACACGCTGATCTCCGTCGGCACCGGGGCCGCGTTCCTGTGGTCGCTGTGGGCGCTCTTCTTCGGTACGGCCGGCATGCCCGGCATGACGCACCCCTTCGAGCTGACGATCGCCCGTACCGACGGCGCCGGGAACATCTACCTGGAGGCGGCCGCGGGCGTCACCGCGTTCATCCTGGCCGGCCGCTACTTCGAGGCCCGCTCCAAGCGGAAGGCGGGCGCGGCGCTGCGGGCGCTGATGGAGCTGGGCGCCAAGGAGGTCACCGTCCTGCGCGGCGGCCGCGAAGTCCGCGTGCCCACCGCGGAGCTCCAGGTCGGCGACCGGTTCCTGGTCCGTCCCGGTGAGAAGATCGCCACCGACGGCACGGTCGTCGAGGGCACGTCCGCCGTCGACGCCTCCATGCTCACCGGCGAGTCCGTGCCGGTCGAGGTCGGCGTCGGCGACTCCGTGACCGGCGCGACGCTCAACGCGGGCGGACGGCTCGTCGTCGAAGCCACCCGCGTCGGCGCCGACACGCAGCTCGCCCGGATGGCGCGGCTCGTCGAGGACGCGCAGAACGGCAAGGCGGCGGCACAGCGGCTCGCCGACCGGATCTCCGCCGTGTTCGTGCCCGTCGTCATCGGCCTCGCCGTCGCCACGCTCGGCTTCTGGCTCGGCAACGGCTCCGGGCTCACCGCCGCGTTCACGGCCGCCGTGGCCGTGCTGATCATCGCCTGCCCCTGCGCCCTCGGCCTGGCCACACCCACGGCGCTGATGGTCGGCACCGGACGCGGCGCCCAGCTCGGCATCCTCATCAAGGGCCCCGAGGTCCTGGAGACCACCCGCCGCGTCGACACCATCGTCCTCGACAAGACCGGCACGGTGACCACGGGCCGGATGACCCTGCTCGGCGTGCACGCCGCCGCGTCCACCTCCGAGGAGGAGGTGCTGCGCCTCGCCGGAGCCCTGGAGCACGCCTCCGAGCACCCCGTCGCCCAGGCCGTCGCCGCGGGCGCCGCCGACCGCGTGGGCACCCTGCCGGTGCCGGAGGACTTCGCGAACGTCGCCGGGCTCGGCGTCCAGGGTGTCGTCGAGGGGCACGCGGTGCTGGTGGGGCGCGAGAAGTTGCTCGCCGAGTGGGCGATCGAGCTGCCCGTGGAACTGGCCCGGGCCAAGAGCGCGGCCGAGGCCGCCGGGCGCACCGCCATCGCGGTCGCCTGGGACGGGGAGGCGCGAGCCGTCCTGGAGGTCGCGGACGCGGTGAAGGACAGCAGCGCGGAGGCCATCCGCCGACTGCGGGAACTCGGCCTCACGCCGATGCTGCTCACCGGGGACAACCGGGCCGTCGCCGAGGCCGTCGCCGCCGAGGTCGGCATCGACCCGGAACACGTCATCGCCGAGGTCATGCCCGAGGACAAGGTCGACGTCGTCAAGCGCCTCCAGACCGAAGGGCGGTCCGTCGCCATGGTCGGCGACGGCGTCAACGACGCGGCGGCACTCGCACAGGCCGACCTCGGCCTCGCCATGGGCACCGGCACCGACGCCGCCATCGAGGCCGGCGACCTCACCCTCGTACGGGGCGACCTGCGCGTCACCGCCGACGCCATCCGGCTCGCCCGGCGCACCCTCGGCACGATCCGGTCGAACCTGTTTTGGGCGTTCGCCTACAACGTGGCGGCGCTGCCGCTGGCCGCGGCGGGGCTGCTGAACCCCATGATCGCCGGTGCGGCCATGGCCTTCTCGTCGGTGTTCGTCGTCGGCAACAGCCTGCGGCTGCGGGGGTTCAGGCCGGCGGCGTAG